The Chitinophaga caeni genome segment CTCCGTGCTGGAGGTAGTGACCCGCGAGGGCAACCGCGAGAAATTCTCCGGGAGCGGCGGCATCGGGCCACTCAGCGGCAACCTTACCCTGGAGGGACCTATCGGCAAAAAAACGACCTTCATCGCGGGGGGCCGGTCCACCTATTCCGACTGGGCACTCAACCTCCTCGATGACGATAGGTACAAGAACAGCAGCGCTGCCTTTTACGACCTCAATGCCAAGATCACGCACCGCTTCAACGACCGCAACACGCTGTACCTGTCCGGTTACTGGAGCAAGGACCGCTTCAAGCTGGACGGCGATACGCTCTACCGCTACGGCAACCGCAACGCCGTGCTGAAATGGAAACATTTCTTCAATGACCGTGCCTTCGGGCTGTTCAGCGCCGGTTACGATTACTATGACTTCGATATGGAAAGCGACCGCTCCACCGTGAACGATTTCCGCTTCCGTTTCAATATATCCCAACTGCATGCTAACTACGACCTCGTGTACACGCTGGATAATACGCACAAGCTCACCGCCGGGCTATCGGCCACGCGCTACGAGCTGCAACCCGGCGAGTACCGCGCGGTGGGCAAGGGCCAGGCATTACCCCGCGGCGTGCAGGGCGAACGGGGACTGGATGCCGCCGCTTACATCGGGGACCTGGTCAAGGTGAGCGCCGACCTCTCCATCGACCTGGGGCTACGGTTCAACTATTACTCCTACCTGGGGCCACACGATGTCTACAGCTACATCCCGGGCGCCCCGCGCGAAGTAAATAATATCACGGATACGGTTACACGTTCCGGCAACATCAAGGGTTACATGGGGCTGGAGCCGAGGGTAGCATTGCGCTATAGCCTTAACGGCAATACCAGCATCAAGCTGGCTTATAACCGTACCCGCCAGAACATCCACATGTTGAGCAATACCACGGCGATCAGCCCGCTGGACACCTGGAAGCTCAGCGATGAATTTATCAAGCCGGGCACCGGGGATCAACTGGCGCTGGGGCTGTACAAAAATTTCAGGGACAACAGCATCGAGACGAGCGTGGAAGTATATTACAAGCGCATACGCCACGCCGTTACCTACAAGAACAACGCGGAGCTATTCCTCAACGACCATATCGAGACGGACATCGCCAACGCTAACGGCAGGGCCTACGGCATCGAGTTCCTGGTGAAGAAGACCTCCGGTAAACTCAACGGCTGGTTTGCCTACACCTATTCCCGCACGGAGTTGCAGATGGACGACCCGCTCGTGCCGGAGCCGATTAACGGCGGCGCGTATTTCCCCGCCGACTACGATAAACCGCACGTGGTGAACCTGGTGGCCAATTACAAGGTATCGCACCGTTTCAGCATGTCGCTGCTCGGCAATTACAGCACCGGCAGGCCCATCACGCTGCCGGTGGCAAGGTATTACTACGGCGGCTCCTACAGGGTGCTTTACAGCAACCGTAACGCGCACCGGGTGCCGGGGTATTTCAGGACGGACTTCAGCGTGAACATAGAGGGTAGCCACAAGCGGAAGAAATTGGCACACAGCAGCTTTACCCTCGGCGTATACAACCTCACGGGGCGCAGGAACCCGTACTCCGTTTACTATATCTCGGAGGAAGGTAAAGTTAACGGGTACAAGCTCTCGATCTTCGGTAGCGCGATCCCCTTCGCAACGTATAACTTCAAATTTTAAGCACCATGGATAGGAAGCACC includes the following:
- a CDS encoding TonB-dependent receptor; translated protein: MKCLYTVLLIVGGSIAVTAQSKKSLDGKVSLELDSVKISALVNAIERQQPVFFYYDSAGLSGINLSVHVKDKPLDEALSIAFDTPGLFFSADDDGHIFITVGQAISMNPGTTTLKPGGAAATLPGRALQTASPPTAGTFVPPARLSSEDNKLYTIGTASDHYGEGKATLSGYIRHNETGEGISGASIAVEGTPLRVISDQYGYYVVTLPRGARVLHVSYLGMADTRRKLRVFGDGKLNVRMDNYVTALKEVRISGEKSSNVRSTVVGMQKVDIKTVKELPRLMGEADVVRVLQTLPGVTSVGEGSTGMNVRGGAVDQNLVMFDGATIFSPSHFFGFFSGFNAGVVKDAELYKSSIPARYGGRLSSVLEVVTREGNREKFSGSGGIGPLSGNLTLEGPIGKKTTFIAGGRSTYSDWALNLLDDDRYKNSSAAFYDLNAKITHRFNDRNTLYLSGYWSKDRFKLDGDTLYRYGNRNAVLKWKHFFNDRAFGLFSAGYDYYDFDMESDRSTVNDFRFRFNISQLHANYDLVYTLDNTHKLTAGLSATRYELQPGEYRAVGKGQALPRGVQGERGLDAAAYIGDLVKVSADLSIDLGLRFNYYSYLGPHDVYSYIPGAPREVNNITDTVTRSGNIKGYMGLEPRVALRYSLNGNTSIKLAYNRTRQNIHMLSNTTAISPLDTWKLSDEFIKPGTGDQLALGLYKNFRDNSIETSVEVYYKRIRHAVTYKNNAELFLNDHIETDIANANGRAYGIEFLVKKTSGKLNGWFAYTYSRTELQMDDPLVPEPINGGAYFPADYDKPHVVNLVANYKVSHRFSMSLLGNYSTGRPITLPVARYYYGGSYRVLYSNRNAHRVPGYFRTDFSVNIEGSHKRKKLAHSSFTLGVYNLTGRRNPYSVYYISEEGKVNGYKLSIFGSAIPFATYNFKF